One Coturnix japonica isolate 7356 chromosome 20, Coturnix japonica 2.1, whole genome shotgun sequence genomic window carries:
- the PLAGL2 gene encoding zinc finger protein PLAGL2 isoform X1, translating into MTAFFPSVPNWIQDAKQEEDETGWKLVPRPRGEETESQGKCQCEISETSFTNVDKLRTHTLSHTEQKPYNCPQLHCGKAFASKYKLYRHMATHSAQKPHQCMYCEKMFHRKDHLRNHLQTHDPNKEALHCPECGKNYNTKLGFRRHLAMHAAASGDLSCKVCLQTFESTQVLLEHLKAHSRRASGGAKEKKHPCDHCDRRFYTRKDVRRHLVVHTGRKDFLCQYCAQRFGRKDHLTRHMKKSHSQELLKIKTEPVDMLGLLSCSSSVAVKEELSPVLCMASRDMIGGKSFPGMLPVGMYSTHLQTMPSSGMPHSLVPNSLPMGMSYPLESSSPISSPPQPPPKYQLGSTSYLPEKLPKVEVDSFLSDFPGSLSLSSGEPQSSSPQPPPLDEALLSKSPANLSEALCAANMDFSHLLGFLPLNLPPCNPPVSSGGLVMGYSQGETQPLLSTLQHQPQESPGTGASLNFGPLHSLPPVFTSSLSTTTLPRFHQAFQ; encoded by the exons ATGACGGCATTTTTTCCCAGTGTTCCCAACTGGATTCAAGAtgcaaagcaggaggaggatgagaCAGGCTGGAAATTAGTTCCCAGGCCAAGAGGTGAAGAGACTGAAAGTCAGGGAAAATGCCAATGTGAAATATCAGAGACCTCCTTCACTAATGTGGACAAGCTGAGAACTCACACACTTTCTCATACTGAGCAGAAACCGTACAACTGCCCCCAGCTGCACTGTGGCAAAGCCTTTGCTTCTAAGTACAAGTTGTATAG GCATATGGCCACTCACTCTGCTCAGAAGCCTCATCAGTGTATGTACTGTGAGAAGATGTTCCACCGGAAAGATCACCTTCGCAACCACCTGCAGACCCACGATCCCAACAAGGAGGCCCTCCACTGTCCTGAGTGTGGCAAGAACTACAACACAAAGCTCGGCTTCAGGCGACATCTGGCCATGCACGCTGCCGCCAGCGGCGATCTCAGCTGCAAGGTGTGCCTCCAGACGTTTGAAAGTACCCAAGTCCTGCTGGAGCACCTCAAAGCTCATTCTAGACGAGCTTCTGgtggagcaaaggaaaagaagcatccGTGTGACCACTGCGACAGACGCTTCTACACCCGGAAGGATGTACGGAGACACTTGGTAGTGCACACAGGGCGGAAGGACTTCCTGTGCCAGTACTGTGCACAGAGATTTGGGCGGAAGGATCATCTGACCAGGCACATGAAGAAAAGCCACTCCCAGGAACTGCTGAAGATTAAGACAGAACCAGTTGACATGCTGGGTCTTCTAAGCTGCAGCTCATCTGTAGCGGTAAAAGAAGAGCTGAGTCCCGTCCTGTGTATGGCATCCAGAGACATGATAGGTGGTAAAAGCTTCCCTGGCATGTTGCCTGTGGGCATGTACAGTACGCATCTCCAAACCATGCCAAGCTCAGGGATGCCCCATTCTTTGGTTCCCAATTCTCTTCCAATGGGAATGAGTTATCCTCTGGAATCGTCTTCTCCTATCTCTTCCCCACCACAACCTCCTCCAAAGTATCAGCTTGGATCTACCTCATATTTGCCTGAGAAACTACCCAAAGTAGAGGTGGACAGCTTTTTGTCAGACTTCCCTGGCAGCCTGTCTCTCTCGTCTGGTGAGCCTCAGTCCTCTTCGCCTCAGCCACCTCCTCTGGATGAGGCTTTGCTTTCCAAGAGCCCTGCTAACCTTTCAGAGGCTCTCTGTGCTGCTAACATGGacttttctcatcttcttgGCTTCCTCCCCCTAAATCTTCCTCCTTGCAATCCACCTGTATCTTCAGGGGGATTGGTCATGGGCTACTCACAGGGGGAGACACAGCCACTGCTTTCCACTTTGCAACATCAACCTCAAGAATCTCCTGGAACCGGGGCCTCACTGAACTTTGGGCCCCTTCACTCGCTGCCCCCCGTCTTCACCTCAAGCTTGAGCACAACCACGCTGCCACGTTTCCACCAGGCATTCCAATAA
- the PLAGL2 gene encoding zinc finger protein PLAGL2 isoform X2, translating to MATHSAQKPHQCMYCEKMFHRKDHLRNHLQTHDPNKEALHCPECGKNYNTKLGFRRHLAMHAAASGDLSCKVCLQTFESTQVLLEHLKAHSRRASGGAKEKKHPCDHCDRRFYTRKDVRRHLVVHTGRKDFLCQYCAQRFGRKDHLTRHMKKSHSQELLKIKTEPVDMLGLLSCSSSVAVKEELSPVLCMASRDMIGGKSFPGMLPVGMYSTHLQTMPSSGMPHSLVPNSLPMGMSYPLESSSPISSPPQPPPKYQLGSTSYLPEKLPKVEVDSFLSDFPGSLSLSSGEPQSSSPQPPPLDEALLSKSPANLSEALCAANMDFSHLLGFLPLNLPPCNPPVSSGGLVMGYSQGETQPLLSTLQHQPQESPGTGASLNFGPLHSLPPVFTSSLSTTTLPRFHQAFQ from the coding sequence ATGGCCACTCACTCTGCTCAGAAGCCTCATCAGTGTATGTACTGTGAGAAGATGTTCCACCGGAAAGATCACCTTCGCAACCACCTGCAGACCCACGATCCCAACAAGGAGGCCCTCCACTGTCCTGAGTGTGGCAAGAACTACAACACAAAGCTCGGCTTCAGGCGACATCTGGCCATGCACGCTGCCGCCAGCGGCGATCTCAGCTGCAAGGTGTGCCTCCAGACGTTTGAAAGTACCCAAGTCCTGCTGGAGCACCTCAAAGCTCATTCTAGACGAGCTTCTGgtggagcaaaggaaaagaagcatccGTGTGACCACTGCGACAGACGCTTCTACACCCGGAAGGATGTACGGAGACACTTGGTAGTGCACACAGGGCGGAAGGACTTCCTGTGCCAGTACTGTGCACAGAGATTTGGGCGGAAGGATCATCTGACCAGGCACATGAAGAAAAGCCACTCCCAGGAACTGCTGAAGATTAAGACAGAACCAGTTGACATGCTGGGTCTTCTAAGCTGCAGCTCATCTGTAGCGGTAAAAGAAGAGCTGAGTCCCGTCCTGTGTATGGCATCCAGAGACATGATAGGTGGTAAAAGCTTCCCTGGCATGTTGCCTGTGGGCATGTACAGTACGCATCTCCAAACCATGCCAAGCTCAGGGATGCCCCATTCTTTGGTTCCCAATTCTCTTCCAATGGGAATGAGTTATCCTCTGGAATCGTCTTCTCCTATCTCTTCCCCACCACAACCTCCTCCAAAGTATCAGCTTGGATCTACCTCATATTTGCCTGAGAAACTACCCAAAGTAGAGGTGGACAGCTTTTTGTCAGACTTCCCTGGCAGCCTGTCTCTCTCGTCTGGTGAGCCTCAGTCCTCTTCGCCTCAGCCACCTCCTCTGGATGAGGCTTTGCTTTCCAAGAGCCCTGCTAACCTTTCAGAGGCTCTCTGTGCTGCTAACATGGacttttctcatcttcttgGCTTCCTCCCCCTAAATCTTCCTCCTTGCAATCCACCTGTATCTTCAGGGGGATTGGTCATGGGCTACTCACAGGGGGAGACACAGCCACTGCTTTCCACTTTGCAACATCAACCTCAAGAATCTCCTGGAACCGGGGCCTCACTGAACTTTGGGCCCCTTCACTCGCTGCCCCCCGTCTTCACCTCAAGCTTGAGCACAACCACGCTGCCACGTTTCCACCAGGCATTCCAATAA